The following are encoded in a window of Campylobacter concisus ATCC 51562 genomic DNA:
- a CDS encoding 4Fe-4S binding protein: MCSSCNSACSNSSACGNVNLKKKSKNSPTTKIRRLVQLIFIAGIGQWAYYGIFRCPFVVPFVNCQNCPIITCWGRITSLFFGFWLFIPALVILFGRAFCGWVCPAGFVNQMLGKFAFFKLKIRSKKLIFAQIGMLITIAISLWVYFVWGNPRMMIPIRTSDEYLTAVTLSLRFGEWEWVTRTAVIISVMLASLIVANLWCRFVCPSGGVLEILRKFSIFRVYKTSACDDCDACLRKCEMGTRPDEINCTNCGDCLNVCHANAIKFGRKKS; the protein is encoded by the coding sequence ATGTGTAGTAGCTGTAATAGCGCATGCTCTAATAGCAGTGCATGCGGTAACGTAAATTTAAAAAAGAAAAGCAAAAACTCTCCCACAACAAAGATAAGACGCCTAGTACAGCTCATCTTTATAGCAGGCATCGGTCAATGGGCGTATTACGGCATTTTTAGATGCCCTTTTGTAGTGCCTTTTGTAAATTGCCAAAACTGCCCTATCATCACCTGTTGGGGGCGGATCACGTCGCTGTTTTTTGGATTTTGGCTATTTATCCCAGCGCTTGTCATCCTCTTTGGCAGGGCATTTTGTGGCTGGGTCTGTCCAGCAGGCTTTGTCAATCAAATGCTTGGTAAATTTGCCTTTTTCAAGCTAAAAATTCGCAGCAAAAAGCTAATATTCGCTCAAATAGGCATGCTAATTACCATAGCAATCAGCCTTTGGGTCTATTTCGTCTGGGGCAATCCACGCATGATGATACCTATAAGAACGAGCGATGAGTACCTAACTGCCGTTACTTTGTCACTTCGCTTTGGCGAGTGGGAGTGGGTCACACGCACAGCAGTCATCATCTCAGTCATGCTAGCCTCACTAATCGTAGCTAACCTTTGGTGCCGTTTCGTCTGTCCATCAGGTGGTGTGCTTGAAATTTTGCGTAAATTTTCGATATTTCGTGTCTATAAAACAAGTGCCTGTGACGACTGCGACGCATGCTTGCGCAAGTGCGAGATGGGGACGAGACCTGATGAGATAAACTGCACAAACTGCGGTGACTGCCTCAATGTCTGCCATGCAAATGCCATTAAATTTGGAAGGAAAAAGAGCTAA
- the nifB gene encoding nitrogenase cofactor biosynthesis protein NifB gives MIFRTKADLDNHPCFNKKASASYGRVHLPVAPHCNIQCNFCNRIYDCANENRPGVTAKVQTPDESVKFLEKLFKFRQDISVIGIAGPGDPMCDADKTLATFEKCKSHFPNALLCLSTNGLALPEHVDEIVRLGVSHVTVTVNAVTPDVGSKVYSWVRYEGKNYYGEEAARILLARQDEGIRKLKEAGMLVKINTVVIPGVNIDHVQSISAKAKQWGADIMNCMAMIPVHDTPFENLKSPSTEEIHRIRRSIGGDIDQMTHCSRCRDDACGKLSER, from the coding sequence ATGATTTTTCGCACCAAAGCTGATCTTGATAACCACCCATGCTTTAACAAAAAGGCCTCCGCTAGCTACGGACGCGTGCATCTGCCAGTTGCCCCTCACTGCAACATCCAGTGCAACTTCTGCAACCGCATATATGACTGCGCTAATGAAAATCGCCCTGGCGTAACGGCAAAGGTGCAAACACCAGATGAATCGGTGAAATTTTTAGAAAAGCTCTTTAAATTTAGACAAGATATATCCGTCATCGGCATCGCTGGACCTGGCGATCCGATGTGCGATGCTGACAAGACGCTAGCGACCTTTGAAAAGTGCAAGTCCCACTTCCCAAACGCCCTGCTCTGCCTCTCGACTAATGGCTTAGCGCTGCCTGAGCATGTGGATGAGATCGTGCGTCTTGGCGTGAGCCATGTGACAGTGACTGTTAATGCCGTGACGCCAGATGTTGGCTCGAAGGTCTATTCGTGGGTGAGGTATGAAGGTAAAAACTACTACGGCGAAGAGGCTGCTAGGATACTGCTAGCGCGCCAGGACGAGGGCATCCGCAAGCTAAAAGAGGCTGGCATGCTAGTAAAGATAAACACCGTAGTCATCCCTGGGGTCAATATAGACCACGTCCAAAGCATCTCGGCAAAGGCAAAGCAGTGGGGAGCTGACATAATGAACTGCATGGCGATGATACCGGTGCATGACACCCCTTTTGAAAATTTAAAGTCCCCCTCAACCGAGGAGATCCACCGCATTCGCAGATCGATAGGCGGCGATATAGACCAGATGACGCACTGCAGTAGGTGCCGCGATGATGCATGTGGAAAGCTTAGCGAAAGATAG